The Brevibacillus brevis genome contains a region encoding:
- a CDS encoding YycC family protein, with protein sequence MRPLQISPDTAVKLAEALQVPLERLMHMPQHILLQKMMELAKQEKEASEGESKEQD encoded by the coding sequence GTGCGTCCGTTACAAATATCACCTGATACGGCTGTCAAGCTGGCCGAAGCACTTCAGGTACCTTTAGAGCGCCTCATGCACATGCCGCAGCATATTTTGTTACAAAAAATGATGGAGTTGGCAAAGCAAGAGAAAGAAGCAAGTGAGGGAGAGTCTAAAGAGCAAGACTAG
- a CDS encoding thioredoxin family protein: MGANVAHKFRTGIKPQAFVESMTKNQDTYQNWSDAFSWENEQDRAFFASLQHRDDLRCLILAADWCGDVVRNLPVVLHALKETDMPVEIMVMEQHLDLMDEFLTMGGRAIPVVIFADTGGHVLAKWGPRPKHVQAVMTAFKQQNPDRNAPDYEDKIKVARSEMLEQYGEGNGYQQVIVKELRELLSSI; encoded by the coding sequence ATGGGGGCAAACGTAGCTCATAAATTCCGTACGGGGATCAAGCCACAAGCGTTTGTGGAAAGCATGACAAAAAATCAGGATACATACCAAAACTGGTCGGATGCATTTTCATGGGAGAATGAACAAGACCGAGCGTTTTTTGCCTCTCTCCAGCATCGTGATGACCTTAGATGCTTGATTTTGGCTGCGGACTGGTGTGGCGACGTCGTTCGCAACTTGCCAGTCGTATTGCATGCCCTGAAAGAAACAGACATGCCTGTGGAAATTATGGTGATGGAACAACACCTCGATCTCATGGACGAGTTTCTGACGATGGGCGGTCGGGCGATCCCTGTCGTTATTTTCGCGGACACGGGTGGACATGTTCTGGCCAAATGGGGACCGCGACCGAAGCATGTCCAGGCTGTCATGACGGCGTTTAAACAACAAAACCCGGATCGAAACGCCCCAGATTATGAAGACAAGATCAAAGTGGCGCGTTCCGAAATGCTCGAGCAGTATGGAGAAGGCAATGGCTACCAGCAAGTGATTGTCAAAGAACTGAGAGAGCTGCT